One segment of Cutaneotrichosporon cavernicola HIS019 DNA, chromosome: 4 DNA contains the following:
- a CDS encoding uncharacterized protein (Ferric reductase like transmembrane component), translating into MPMIQGDSTAQWAPGPYVPPFKYSEVPALRPQVTGVGTAPGAVPTGSADTNPVIPANVPTQTYALYYLMTHMTSWPSYRYQYLFWFVVAGVAILYAVAHHIRLSGGSLGAGYTKWGMRRVSIGRAYALPSVSTLLVGAAVGATAIVLSIVGDDYIAPALHTFQFAKRGSVATNTLAKRVWIGGPMDSSLLVQNNISKSGWTLGNRFGFMAFAMLPLVVLLAAKAPPFAIFSWKWFTHLYSDKLISFHRAAGWLVWGLTTAHVVFWTIQLFKDKDRHTQRAMWFTAFQIYRFTAGCIAYGLMTLMVVLSQRPVRKSGYEFFYHAHVTLTFLTLVACCVHHPALWWWVVLALVIFLGDRLFRALRFARINRGAAKGTTVRSGTYSGLSQDDMALENFSDKMLPPTPAPYDASEYSTPNPYEQPYGVVEGYGGTPEIMPMGTFDSRSYDDSALQPPQRNASLPAPSQRPRATSAGHHRSVPASTRTAHSLPPVIPPGYAQAQLLPSRTVRLTIRTPQPLKWAPGQSLHLTLPELSKIQAHPFTISNNNPSEIVVLVKARKGLTRQLYNLVRKRSEASMGLSDKQVGNRVAPIYVRALVDGPMGSAGRVRWGDFASVLLVCGGTGVTFGLAILDHVCNMIQRGDFKSKIRRVRFLWVAREYAQIAWAASALCRARQMVPSTTQLQIDVYVTNAAPQGYSSTTYHAGAYGDSDFALPRPSFATQGDMKRAESVDSMGSMMSGDPRASLSSARDNFDYADEEMAHAGGSIVDYTNYEDEDDINDPAESELSRKIQKQGKLRRAKTRKVEARRIPSDSGYAGSSVYPPSPGKGHSQRGSTSSSIGLPPGASYSGDLSGERGGLLAEPVADPRRRSLSAGAYEHRDRDNLLYPDPNPDPRRISGRSMSSSHYESNQALLTANARDPRRQSYRSVSSSMYDRYDLYNPDRISPSPSGLVDDRDAVSVLSRTQSMVFFEDTGDEPLMGADGLRGSVGLWIDEADYAATTILSESARAGRPKLSHVIDEEIGLAEGSIIVGTCGPIKLNVVVRNLVSRNIKPGRILKGDKRGHVAVFSEDFEM; encoded by the exons ATGCCAATGATCCAAGGTGACTCAACGGCCCAATGGGCCCCAGGACCATACGTGCCTCCTTTCAAGTATTCCGAGGTGCCGGCACTCCGGCCGCAGGTCACGGGCGTCGGGACCGCACCAGGTGCTGTCC CAACCGGATCGGCCGAC ACAAACCCCGTCATCCCAGCAAACGTCCCTACCCAAACCTATGCTCTGTACTACCTCATGACCCACATGACAAG TTGGCCATCATACCGTTACCAGTACTTGTTCTGGTTTGTGGTCGCTGGAGTCGCCATCCTCTACGCAGTGGCTCACCACATTCGGTTGTCTGGTGGATCGCTCGGAGCCGGGTACACAAAGTGGGGAATGCGTCGCGTCTCCATCGGCCGCGCGTATGCCCTACCCAGCGTCAGCACGCTGCTCGTGGGCGCCGCTGTCGGAGCGACTGCCATTGTCCTTTCGATCGTTGGGGACGACTACATCGCCCCGGCCTTGCACACTTTCCAGTTCGCCAAACGCGGGTCTGTTGCAACCAACACCTTGGCCAAGCGCGTGTGGATAGGAGGCCCGATGGACAgctccctcctcgtccagaATAACATCTCCAAGTCTGGCTGGACGCTGGGTAACCGCTTCGGCTTCATGGCCTTTGCCATGCTCCCCCTGGTCGTCCTCCTGGCGGCCAAGGCACCACCTTTCGCCATTTTCTCCTGGAAGTGGTTCACCCACCTTTACTCGGACAAGCTCATCAGCTTCCACCGCGCTGCAGGCTGGCTCGTCTGGGGACTTACCACTGCCCACGTCGTGTTCTGGACAATCCAGCTCTTCAAGGATAAGGACAGGCACACACAGCGCGCAATGTGGTTCACAGCCTTCCAGATCTACCGCTTCACCGCCGGCTGCATCGCGTACGGCCTCATGACCCTCATGGTCGTCCTCAGCCAGCGGCCCGTTCGCAAGTCAGGCTACGAGTTCTTCTATCACGCCCACGTAaccctcaccttccttaCGCTCGTAGCCTGCTGCGTCCACCACCCAGCTCTCTGGTGGTGGGTTGTACTGGCGTTGGTCATCTTCCTGGGTGACCGCCTCTTCCGGGCTCTCCGTTTTGCTCGCATCAACCGGGGTGCTGCCAAGGGTACCACTGTGCGCAGCGGCACATACTCTGGGCTCAGCCAAGACGACATGGCCCTCGAGAACTTCTCGGACAAGATGCTGCCGCCAACGCCCGCTCCGTACGACGCCTCGGAATACAGCACACCGAATCCCTATGAGCAACCGTACGGTGTCGTGGAAGGATACGGTGGTACACCAGAGATCATGCCCATGGGCACCTTCGATTCTCGGAGCTACGACGACTCCGCACTTCAGCCGCCTCAGCGGAACGCGTCTCTCCCGGCACCGTCCcagcgtcctcgagcgacgtcggcggggCACCACAGGTCTGTCCCAGCCTCCACTCGCACGGCTCACAGTCTCCCGCCAGTTATACCCCCAGGCTATGCTCAGGCGCAGCTCCTTCCTTCGCGGACTGTCCGACTCACTATCCGTACACCTCAGCCTCTCAAGTGGGCGCCGGGACAGAGCCTTCACCTTACGCTTCCCGAGCTATCCAAGATCCAGGCTCACCCATTCACAAtcagcaacaacaacccCAGCGAGattgtcgtcctcgtcaaggcccGCAAGGGTCTCACCCGCCAGCTCTACAACCTGGTTCGCAAGCGTTCAGAGGCAAGCATGGGACTTTCAGACAAGCAGGTCGGGAACCGCGTTGCACCCATCTACGTACGCGCGTTGGTCGACGGGCCCATGGGCTCTGCCGGCCGCGTGCGGTGGGGTGACTTTGCGAGTGTCCTTCTTGTCTGCGGAGGAACTGGCGTTACCTTCGGCCTGGCAATCTTAGATCACGTCTGCAACATGATCCAGCGTGGCGACTTCAAGTCCAAGATCCGACGTGTCCGCTTCCTCtgggtcgcgcgcgagtaTGCCCAGATTGCTTGGGCAGCCTCCGCGCTGTGCCGAGCACGCCAGATGGTTCCCTCGACTACCCAGCTCCAGATCGACGTCTACGTGACCAATGCCGCGCCGCAGGGCTACTCGAGCACGACTTATCACGCCGGGGCCTACGGTGACTCGGACTTTGCATTGCCTCGCCCCAGCTTCGCCACTCAAGGGGATATGAAGCGTGCCGAATCGGTCGACAGCATGGGTAGCATGATGAGCGGTGACCCACGCGCGAGCCTGAGCAGCGCCCGTGACAACTTTGActacgccgacgaggagatggcgcACGCTGGCGGCAGCATTGTTGACTACACCAActacgaggacgaggacgacatcaACGACCCCGCCGAGTCCGAGCTCTCACGCAAGATCCAGAAGCAGGGCAAGCTCCGTCGGGCCAAGAcgcgcaaggtcgaggcccgCCGTATACCCAGCGACAGCGGCTATGCTGGCTCGTCGGTCTACCCACCGTCCCCCGGCAAGGGTCACTCTCAGCGcggctcgacctcgtcttccATTGGCTTGCCGCCGGGCGCGTCGTATTCTGGCGACTTGAGCGGCGAGAGGGGAGGCTTGCTTGCTGAGCCTGTTGCGgaccctcgccgtcgttcCTTATCGGCTGGCGCGTACGAGCACCGCGACCGTGACAACTTGTTGTACCCGGACCCGAACCCAGACCCAAGGCGCATCTCGGGCCGCTccatgagctcgagccaCTATGAGTCGAACCAGGCCCTGCTCACTGCCAACGCGCGCgaccctcgccgacaaTCTTATCGctccgtctcgtcgtcgatgtaCGACCGGTACGATCTATACAATCCGGACCGCATttcgccctcgccgtcagGTCTCGTTGATGACCGTGACGCTGTGTCTGTCCTCTCGCGCACGCAGAGTATGGTGTTCTTCGAGGACACGGGTGACGAACCTCTCATGGGTGCCGACGGGCTGCGCGGCTCAGTGGGCCTGTGGATCGACGAAGCCGACTACGCTGCCACGACCATCTTATCCGAGAGCGCGCGTGCCGGCCGCCCCAAGCTCAGCCATGTgattgacgaggagatcggCCTCGCTGAGGGCTCCATCATCGTCGGAACGTGTGGGCCTATCAAGCTCAATGTCGTCGTGCGCAACCTCGTCAGTCGCAACATTAAGCCAGGGCGGATTCTCAAGGGCGACAAGCGCGGACACGTGGCAGTGTTTTCTGAGGACTTTGAGATGTAa